The bacterium genome includes the window AGACAGGCAGAAGCGCCGAGCGAGCAGAGAAGATATCATAAGATGGAAATAAATTACGGGCCGTTTGAACGTAAAGTTGATATTCCTGAAGATGTGGAGATTGAGAAACTTACGGCCAAGTATGAATTTGGATTTCTGGAAATAAAACTGCCTAAAAGAGGGCGTAATTCAGGAAAGATAATTGAAGTGGAAGTGGAATAATAAAATATGAATGAGAATGAAATAAATATAGTGCATCATCCCGGTGATTTCGGAAATATTCCTGAAATACCTGAAGAGCTGTCAATACTTCCTGTCAGGAATGTGATTATATTCCCTTTTGTGGTGGCGCCTCTTGTTATCACAGATGAAGATAAAATGGCTCAGATTAATGAGGCGTTAAGTGATAGAAAGATAGTCGGGCTTTTTGCTATAAAGCAGACAGAAGATAATGGGAAAGACGGAATAGAACATGCTGGGGATGATAGTATTTATGATACTGGGACAGCAGTACTGATATTGAAGATGTTCAGGCTTCCTGACGGGAATATGGGGTTAATGGTTCAGGGCCTCTCCAGAATAAAGCTGAAAAATATTTCAAAAACAGATCCCTATATGAAAGGTGTTGTTGAAGCTATACCGGAGCAGGCATCAAAATCAGTAAAAATAGAAGCCTTGATGCGGGAGATTGTTGAACAGTTTCAGCAGATTGTCGCCCTATCTCCAATTTTGCCCGATGAGCTTGGGGCAGCTGTCCTTAACATTGAGAACCCCGGAAGGCTTGCAGATCTTATTGCATCAAATTTAAAAATAGATATTGCCAACAGGCAGTCTATCCTGGAAACACTGGATATTGAAGACAGAATGGTCAGACTGCTCGTTGTTTTAAATAAAGAGTTTGAACTGCTTAAAATAGGTACGAAGATACAATCGGAAGTAAGAAGCAAAATTGATGAAGGGCAGAGAGAGTATTTTTTGCGAGAGCAGCTTAAGGCCATAAAAAATGAGTTGGGCGACAAAGACGAACAAACTCTTGAGGTAGAAGAACTTCAGGAGAAAATTCAAAAAGCCGGTATGCCTGAGGAAGCAAAGGACCAGGCAGAGAAGGAACTCGAGAGGCTCTCACGCATGCCTCCGCAGGCTGCAGAGTACACTGTTGCAAGAACTTACCTTGACTGGCTGATAAGCCTTCCGTGGAACAAGGGAACTGAAGACAGAATTGATATTAAAAAAGCAAAAACAATTCTTGATGAAGACCATTACGGCCTGAATGATATTAAAGACAGAATACTTGAATTTCTTGCTGTACGCAAACTGAAAGAGAATTCCAAAGGGCCAATTCTATGTTTTGTAGGGCCTCCCGGAGTTGGTAAAACATCTCTTGGCCGGTCAATTGCCCGCGCAATGGGCAGAGAATTTGTCAGGTACTCTCTTGGCGGGATGCGTGATGAGGCAGAAATACGGGGACACAGAAGAACCTATATAGGAGCTTTACCTGGCAGAGTCATTCAGGGATTAAAAAAAGCAGGTTCAAACAATCCTGTATTTATGCTGGATGAAATTGATAAACTTGGCGCTGACTTCAGGGGCGACCCTGCATCAGCCTTGCTTGAAGTTCTGGATCCGGAACAGAATAATAATTTTTCGGATCATTATCTTGAAGTATCTTTCAATTTGTCAAAAGTAATGTTTATCACTACTGCAAACATTCTTGAGACAATTCCCGGGCCTCTGCTTGACAGGATGGAAGTGATTCGTCTTCCTGGATATATTGTTGAAGAAAAGGTGCAGATCGCTAAGAAGTATCTTATTCCGAGACAAAAAGAAGAAAATGGGCTAAAGATATCTCAGATAAGTTTTACTGTCAAATCCGTTAAAAAAATAATAGAAGATTATACACGTGAAGCAGGGCTGAGAAATCTGGAGCGGAATATAGGCACATGCTGCAGAAAAGTTGCAAGGAAGATTGCAGAAGGGGAAATAGAAAAGGCAAAAATTACTGATGAGAATTTGCAGGATTCTCTTGGCCCGCAAAAGTTCTTTTCGGAAATGGCAGGCAGGAAAAGCGAAGTCGGTATTGCAACAGGCCTTGCATGGACCTCAGTGGGCGGAGTAATACTTTTTGTTGAAGCAACAAAAATGCATGGAAAGAAAGGGCTTGTGCTTACAGGCCAGCTTGGCGATGTTATGAAAGAGTCTGCACAGGCTGCTTTATCATATATAAGGTCTCATGCAGAAGATTTGGGTATTGATAAAGATTTTTTTGAGAGTAATGACCTTCATATTCACGTACCTGAAGGTGCAACACCCAAGGACGGCCCTTCTGCAGGAGTTACACTTGCAACAAGCCTGGTTTCTGTTTTAACAGGCAGGCCTGTAAAGCATGATATTGCAATGACCGGAGAGATTACATTAAGAGGCAAGGTACTCCCTGTCGGAGGGATTAAAGAGAAAGTACTTGCTGCAAGAAGAGCAGGAATAAAAAAAGTTATTTTGCCAAAGTGGAACGAGAAGGACCTTGAGGATATCCCTGATCATATAAGATCAAAAATGAAGTTTTATTTTGTTGACTGGCTTGATGATGTATTTGAGCTTACTCTGTCTTCAAACAAAAAAAAGCAGAAATAATGTTTTCTTTATAGGATAATTGAGATAAAGAAATCTCGGAGGGACAATGCTGATAAGCAAATTCATAGAAGGTCAGCTCTATTACAGGTGGCTGCACGGGTTTGCCTAGATAAAATAACATGATTGCAGGAACATGTTACTGAATAAAGGTTGTAAGAATTATTGGAATAAAAGGAGTGCATTATGGAAAAGAAACGTGTAATAATAATGGGTGCTGCAGGAAGAGATTTTCACAATTTTAACGTTTATTACAGAGACAATGAAGAATTTGAGGTTGTTGCTTTTACTGCTACACAGATACCTGATATCGAGGGAAGAAAATATCCGGCTGAATTAGCAGGAAAACTCTACCCCAATGGTATCCCTATTGTTGCTGAGGAAGAGCTGGTTTCCCTGATTGATAAAAATAGTATCGATGATGTTGTTTTTTCTTACAGTGATGTTTCTCATAACTATATTGGCCATAAGGCTGCGACTGTGAATGCAGCCGGGGCAAATTTTATCCTGATGGGTACAGAAAAGACCATGCTAAAATCAAAGGTACCTGTAATTTCCATCTGTGCTATCAGAACAGGATGCGGAAAGAGTCAGACAACGAGAAGAGTAAGTGAGATCCTTAGAAATAAAAGGAAAAAGACAGTTGCAATTCGTCATCCCATGCCTTACGGTGACCTTGTAAAACAAGCTGTTCAGCGTTTCGAAAAATATGTTGATTTAAAAACCAACAAGTGTACTATTGAGGAGATGGAAGAGTACGAACCTCATATTGATATGGGTAATATAGTTTATGCAGGAGTGGATTACGGCGCAATTCTTGAGCAGGCAGAGAAAGAAGCGGACATAATCCTCTGGGACGGCGGAAATAATGATACTCCTTTTTATAAACCTGACATGAATATAGTTGTTGTTGACCCGCATCGTCCCGGACACGAAGTTTCATACTATCCCGGCGAGACAAATTTGAGAATGGCTGATGTAGTTATTATCAACAAGATGGATTCTGCTGATTCTGCAAATATTCTTGAAGTAAGGCAAAATGTACAACGAATAAATCCTGAAGCAATTATTATTGAAGCTGCATCACCGCTCTCAGTTGAAGATCCTTCTGTAATTCGCGGCAAGAGAGTTCTTGTTGTTGAGGACGGCCCGACTCTTACACATGGCGGAATGAAATACGGTGCAGGTGTGGTTGCTGCACAAAAATACGGGGCTGCAGAGATTATTGACCCCCGCCCGTGGGTTGAGGGAACTATTGCTGACACATTTAAGAAATATCCGGGTATCGGCCCGCTTCTTCCTGCAATGGGTTATGGTGATCAGCAGGTAAGAGATCTTCAGAAAACTATTGAAAAAGTCGATTGTGATGCTGTTATTATCGGAACACCGATAGATCTTAAAAAAGTTATTGATATTAAAAAACCTGCAGTACGTGTTATGTACAAACTGCAGGAGATTGGTGAACCGACTCTGGAAGATGTACTAAATGACTTCTAAGAATTATTCCACAGTTGTAGTGGCGTTGGGGGGAAACGCCATTACACGTGAATTCGAAGAAGGAAATATTCATCAGCAGTTTGCAAATACACGTAAGAGCCTTGTCAGTATTATTGAAATGGTCGAGAGGGGCGTAAATGTCGTTATTACTCACGGCAACGGCCCGCAGGTCGGAAATGCTTTAATACGTGTTGAAGAAGCCAGACATCTTGTGCCTCCGATCCCCCTCGGTGTTCTTGTTGCGGATACTGAAGGCGGTATGGGATACATGATTGAGCAGTCCCTGCAGAATATGTTTATCCGTAAGGGCATAAGAAAAAGGATAGTTACAATACTTACTCAGGTTGTTGTGGACAAGGACGACCCTTCTATAATTGAGCCTACAAAATTTGTCGGCCCGTTCTTTAAGGACGAAGAAGTGGACAAAATCAGAAGGGATCGGGGCTGGGTTCTTAAAAAGGATGCAGACAGAGGGTGGAGAAGGGTTGTGCCTTCTCCTCATCCTGTGCAAATTGTTGAGAAGGATATAATCCGAGAATTGATAAGCAGCGGTGCAATAGTAATTGCATGCGGCGGCGGCGGAATTCCCGTTTATATCGAAGATGACGGTACTTTTGAAGGCGTTGACGGTGTGATCGACAAGGATCGTGCATCTGCAGTTTTAGCATACGATATAGGAGCAGAGCAGCTGCATATTCTTACGGCAGTAGATAAAGTGTCACTTGATTTCGGGACACCGGGCCAGAGAGACCTTGATATTATTACAAAAGCCGAAGCTCAAAAATATTTGGATGAAGGTGAGTTTCCTGCAGGCAGTATGGGGCCGAAAATTGAAGCTGCTATAAAATTTTTAGAAGATGGCGGAAAAGAGGTTCTCATAACATCAGTTGAAAACTATTCTTTTGCATTGCAGGGGAAAACAGGGACAAAAATAGTCCCTTAATCGTGAGGATGGGTATGAAAGAGCGTACACTTGTAATTGTAAAACCGGATGCTGTAGAAAGAAGATTGGCCGGAGATATTATTCATAAGATTGAGGAAAATGATTATAATATCTTAAAGATTGATAAACTTATTCTTACTGAGCATGAAGCGGAAGCTTTTTATTCAATTCATAAGGATAAAGAGTTCTTCGGCGATCTCATAGATTTTATGACATCAGGGCCGTGTATTCCAATGATTGTTGAAGGAGATGATGCTGTGCATGGTATCCGTAAGTTAGTTGGTGCTACTGACCCGGAGAAGGCAGAGAAGGGTACAATACGGGAACAGTACGGAACTACAATAAGGAAAAATTCCATCCATGCTTCTGATTCTCAGGAAACAGCGGCAAGAGAGATATGTTTCTTTTTCAAGTTACGCTCTATAGCTTGATATGGAGAATAGAAATTCAAATTGGTGATGAGTTATAATAAAATATTTGTTATGGTATCTATTTTTATTGCTGGGTTAGTCGGCAATAAATATGATCGCCTACATGTGTTGATGCTTTTGTGCGAGCATTTTTAAGAATAAAGGGCTGTGCTTATTTTGTATAGCCCTTTAAATTTATAATAATATAAAAAGGAGTAAGACAAATAAAATGAAAGTATTGGTTCTTAACTGCGGGAGTTCGTCTCTAAAGTTCAGGCTATTTGAAATGGAAGAAGAAAAATTGCTTGCAAAGGGGATAGTGGAGGAGATAGGACACAGGAACGGGAATTTTAAATGTGATGTATTGGGAAGACATAAGGTTGAGAAGGAGTGCAGTATAGAGAACCACACTGAAGCAATTGAACTCGTGCAGAAGAGCCTTTGTGATAAAATAACAGGATGCATACGTGAGGTTGATGAAATTGATGCAATAGGGCACAGAGTAGTGCATGGGGGAGAAGCGTTTACAGGTTCTGTTTTTATTAATGAACCGGTCATGAAGAAACTTAAAGAGTGTATAAGATTTGCGCCTCTGCATAATCCATCTAATATTGCAGGCATAAAAGCATCATTATGGCAGTTTCCCTTTGCACGGCAGGTGGCAGTGTTTGATACTGCATTCCATCAGACAATGAAGCCTGAAGCATACATTTATGCTCTCCCATATTCGTGGTATACTGAGAAAGGAATCAGACGATACGGATTCCACGGTACTTCTCATCGTTATGTTGCAGAAGAAGCTGCGAGAATTCTTGACAAACCGATTGAGGAGCTAAAAATTGTAACATGTCATCTTGGAAGCGGCGCCAGCATGGCTGCAGTAAAATACGGGAAATCAGTAGATACATCAATGGGGTTTACGCCCCTTGAAGGAATGATTATGGGTACAAGATGCGGAGATATTGACCCTGCCATACCGCTTTTTATAATGGATACTGACGAACTGACGAGTAGTCAGATGGATACAATTCTAAACAAAAAAAGCGGAGTTTTCGGATTGACTGAAGGCGAAAGCGATATGAGGATTGTTGAAGAAAAAATGCTTAATGGCAAAGAAAGGGAAACTCTTGTAATTAAGATGATATCACGCAGGGTAAAAAAATATATCGGATCTTATGCTGCTGTTATGGGAGGAGTTGATGCTGTTGTATTTACAGCAGGGGTCGGAGAACATGCACCAATTGTAAGAGAACTTGCCTGTGATGGCCTTGAATTTCTGGGAATTACCCTTGATAAATCCAGAAATGATAATAATGCTGTGCTAATAAGTAAAGGCAAAACTGCAGTACTTGTTATCCCTACAAATGAAGAGCTTGCAATTGCGAGAGAGACAAAAATGCTTCTTGATGAAGAATAATATGGGAGATGTAAACGGGATGGGAAAAAGAGTTTTACTTGTTGATGATAATAAAGCCCTTGTTGAAACATTGAAAGAGAGTCTCGAGGAGAGAGGATTTAAATGTGATTGTGCATTTAATGCCAAAGAGGGTTTTGCAGTTTTTATAAATAAAAGCCCTGATATTATTATTACTGATGACATCATGGAAGATATATCAGCAGGATTCCGTCTGGTCAAAGATATAAGAACCGAAGAGGAAAAAAGTGATAGTGCAAAAGTACCGATACTTATGCTTTCAGCCTTAAAAAATGTTACAGATCTTGATTTTAAAGAGCGTGTCGGGACTCCTGTTCTTCAGGTAAACGATATGCTCTATAAGCCGGTAAATCCGGATAAGGTTATTTCTGCAATTAATAACTTGCTTAAATAAAATTAATGTTTTAGATTAGGACAATTGAGGATAGAAAAACAATCTTTCCTGTTCAGTTCAGGGAGATCATTTAGGTGTTTTAGAAAAAATATCCCCAAAATTAATAAATTCAATCTCAAGGAGGCTTTAAAATGGCAAAGATTGACATGTCAATATCAAATATTGATTCGCTGTTCCCTTCTGGTTTTACACAGGAGCAGATAGCAAAGGGGAAAACAGTATTTTTAAAAGAACTTTCTTTACGTGCGCATAAGTTTTACGGCGGCAAAATGATGACTATACCAAAAGCAGGTATTTTCGGATTTAACTGGTTTAATGTCTGGTACACACCTGGCGTATCAAAAGTATCAACAATAATTCGTGATGACAATGATATGTCGTTCCCTCTGTCAAACAGAAGTAATTTTGTTGCAGTGGTTTCTGATTCCACACGTGTATTGGGTGATGGTAATTGTACACCTCCGGGAGGGCTTGGAGTAATGGAGGGCAAGGCCTATTTGATGAAGTATCTTGGCAGTGTTGATGGCGTAGCTTTATGTGTGGATAGTTGCAATGGTAAAGGCGAGCATGATCCACAAAAAATTATTGATTTTGTAAAAATGTTACAGCCAAGTTTTGGTGCTGTTAACCTTGAAGACATTTCACAGCCTAATTGCTACAAAGTTCTGGATACTTTAAGGGAAGAGTGCAATATTCCGGTATGGCATGATGACGCTCAGGGAACAGGATGTGTTACTCTTGCAGGCCTTATCAATGCTCTTAGAATAGTTAAAAAAGATATTGGTAAGGCAAGGATCGTATTTTATGGCGCCGGAGCTGCAAATACAACGATTGCACGTTTGATTATTGCGGCGGGGGGTAATCCTCAAAACATGATTTTGTTTGATTCAAAAGGGTCGCTTCATAAAGGCAGATCAGATATTGAAGCTGATAAACGTTTCTACAGAAAATGGGAGTTGTGTCAGAGGACAAATCCTGATAAAATAACAACTATTCTTGAGGCTGTCAAAGGAGCTGACGTCTTAATTGCAGTGAGCAGGCCGGGTCCTGATGTTGTTAAAAAAGAATGGATTAAAAATATGGGGGACAAGCCTATTGTTTTTGCATGTGCCAATCCTGTGCCGGAAATTTATCCTTATGCTGCAAAAGAAGCCGGCGCATATATAGTAGCAACAGGCAGGGGCGATTTTCCCAATCAGGTTAATAATTCCCTGGGATTTCCCGGAATACTCAAAGGTGCATTAACCGTGAGAGCAAAAAAAATAACGGACAACATGGCAATTGCTGCAGCTTATGCAATTGCTAACTTTGCAGAGAAAAAAGGCCTCAGCCCAGATTATATAATGCCTACAATGGATGAGACCGAAGTATTTGCTCACGAAGCTGCGGATGTTGCAATGCAGGCTATTAAGGACGGTGTTGCACGTATTGGTATGGACAGGGAAACTGTGTTTAATAATACACTTAAGGACATACAGGAAACAAGAGCAATGATTGATATGCTGATGAAAGAAAAGTTCATTAAGACCCCGGATATATCAATGCTTGAGGAAGCTCTTAACACAGCAATTGATGCTGTTAAGTAAAGAGATCGATAATATTATTTATATAGATATTTGTGCATTATAAAAGAGGCGCTTATTAAAAAAGCGCCTCTTTTATAAAAGTCAATGCTTTACAAGGTTGATTTCATCGTAGAGATATAGTATATTATACCACAAAATGAAGAAACGATTACAAAATATTATACTGAATTTCAAGAATAAGATAAAACCTGTTCAGGTGTATGCTCTTGTCGGAAGGTCAGGTACAGGAAAGAGTTTTCGTGCACGGCTTGTTGCAGAAGAGTATGGTATTGAACTTATTTTTGATGACGGGCTGCTCATTCGTGATCAGGTTATTATTGCAGGAAAATCTGCAAAGAGAGAAAAAAACAGATTTAAGGCTGTTAAACGTGCAATACTGACAGATCCGGAACATGCGGAAGAGATCAGAACTGCGCTTCGTGCGCAAGACATACATTCAATTCTGCTACTCGGTACTTCAGAGAAAATGATAGCCCGAATTACTGAAAAACTTGACCTTCCTTACCCCGATAAAATAATTTATATTGATGATATTGCAACTCAGGAAGAGATTGCGACTGCAACTGAGAGCAGAAAGCAAAGAGGGCATCATGTAATACCGGTTCCTACAATTGAACTTGAAAATGATTCCCATAAAATTATTGATTCTGTTAAAATATTTCTCAATTCACATAAAATTTTATTCTGGAAGAAAAAAGTTGTTGAGAAGACTATTGTACAGCCTAAGTTCAGCACAAAAGGCAGATTGAGTATTTCAGAAACGGCTCTCTCGCAGATGGTAATGCACTGTATTGATGAATTTAATGATAATTTTAAGATAAAAAAAATCAGGATAAAACGCTATCCTGCTGATTTTAGAATTGACCTGTCAATTTCCGTCCCATTCGGGACTTCTGTGCCTTCTGTTCTTCCAAAGCTGCAGCGGTATATTGTAACCAGCATACAAAAGTACAGCGGTATTACAATAGAAAATCTGCATATTACAATTGAAGAATTTCAAAGTTAAAGAAAAACAATGCAAAAAAGAATTAAGGCAGTAGCATTAATATCCGGCGGGCTGGATAGTATTCTTGCTGCAAAAATAATAAAAGATCAGGGCATAGATGTTCTGGGGCTTTCTTTTACTTTTAAATTTGATTCTGTAAAACACGGGAGCAGAAAGAACTATCTTGAAAAAGTTGAAAAGGAACTTAATATTCCCATAAAAATAATGGACAGATCTCAGCAGTTACTGGATATTGTTAAGAATCCTGTACATGGCTACGGCTCGGAAATGAACCCCTGTATTGACTGCAGGCTTCAAATGCTGTCTATGGCAAAAGATTATATGGATGAAACAAATTCCGATTTTATTGTAACAGGAGAAGTAGTAGGCCAGCGCCCTATGAGCCAGCAGAAACCTGTAATTTTCCACATTGATAAAGTATCAGGATTGAGGGGGTACATTGTAAGGCCGCTTTCTGCAAAACTTTTGCCTGAGACAATTCCCGAACAAAAGGGATGGATTAAAAGAGAAGAGCTGTACGATTTTCACGGCAGAACAAGAAAACCTCAACTGAGCCTTGCCAGGGAACTCGGCATTGAAAATTTTGAACCCCCTGCAGGCGGGTGCAGCCTTACAACACCGGATTTCTCGCGGCGTTTAAAAGCCCTTTTTGAGAAAAGAGACAGACACACAATCACTGTCAATGATCTTCAGCTTCTGCTTTACGGAAGGCATTTCTGGCCGAATGAGCACTTGAATGTGATAGTAGGCAGAGACGAAAAAGATAATGAGGCTATTGAGAAATTTAAAGGCATTGATATGTTTCTGTTGTATCCTTTTGATATTCCGGGACCTTCTGCTCTTGCGATAGATGTTAAGAATAGAGAAGATCTGAACAGAGCAGCTTCTCTTGTTGCGAGATACACAAATCAGAGAGAAAGTTCTTCTGTTGAGATAATATATTCAGGAAAAGAAGAGGGAAGGATTTCCGTACTGCCGGCAGGGGAAGATGATGTGGAAGAGTGGCGTGTTTGATTTATTGTTCAGGGGAAGGAAGTTATTTTTATAAATTTTAGGGTATGCCTGAATTTAGCTGAAAAGTATTGACTTTATAAAAAATATTAGTTATATTTTTGACCGATTTCATGATTACTCTATACAAGAATCAAGGAGATGAATATGGCACATAAGATTAATGATGAATGCATCAGCTGCGGCGCTTGTGCAGATGAGTGCCCTGTCGATGCAATTAGTGAAGGCGAAGATAAGTATGTTATTGATCCTGATGCATGTACAGACTGCGGCGCTTGTGTGGAAGTTTGTCCGGTAAGTGCAATTGAGGGACCGTAATCCTTAATAGTTCAGCAGCAATTTAAGTATTAAGGCAGAGCCCCCAAAGGTTCTGCCTTTTTTATTAAGGCTATATTATGAAAAAGGTTCTTACAATTGCAGGATCAGATCCCAGCGGCGGAGCCGGAATACAGGCAGACCTTAAGACATTTTCATATTTTGAAGTGTACGGAATGTCTGTAATAACTGCTCTTACAGCGCAGAACAGCAGTGAAGTTGACGGAATCTACAATGTTGTTCCGGATTTTGTAAAAATGCAGCTTGATTCAATATTAAAAGGCGCAGAAATTGATGCTGTTAAAACAGGCATGCTTGCATCCTCTGAAATTGCGGAGACAGTCAGCTTGTGGATTAAAACATCAGATATCCCCTTTGTTGTTGTTGATCCGGTTTTTGTTGCTACTTCCGGCAGTACATTGACAGAATCAGAAGCAGTCCGAATCTTTATTGAAAAAATAATCCCTGATTCGACACTGGTTACTCCAAATATTCCTGAAGCAGAAAAACTTTCAGGGCTTAAGATCAGCACGCCTGAAGACATGAAAAATGCCGCGGAAATTATCAGAAAAATGGGAGCAGGTGCAGTGCTTGTAAAAGGCGGGCATCTTGAATCCGGGATAACGGATATTTTATTTGACGGTTCGGATTTTACTGCATTCAATTCTGAAAGAATCCGGGCAAAATCAACCCACGGAACAGGATGCACACTTTCTGCTGCAATTGCTGCAGGCTTGGCTCTTGGTAATTCATTAAGACAGTCCGTTGAGAATGGAATAGCATATGTGAAAAATGCTATTGAGATGTCAGT containing:
- the thiD gene encoding bifunctional hydroxymethylpyrimidine kinase/phosphomethylpyrimidine kinase; translation: MKKVLTIAGSDPSGGAGIQADLKTFSYFEVYGMSVITALTAQNSSEVDGIYNVVPDFVKMQLDSILKGAEIDAVKTGMLASSEIAETVSLWIKTSDIPFVVVDPVFVATSGSTLTESEAVRIFIEKIIPDSTLVTPNIPEAEKLSGLKISTPEDMKNAAEIIRKMGAGAVLVKGGHLESGITDILFDGSDFTAFNSERIRAKSTHGTGCTLSAAIAAGLALGNSLRQSVENGIAYVKNAIEMSVSLGMGHFGLNHVQDKGNDR